A stretch of the Vitis riparia cultivar Riparia Gloire de Montpellier isolate 1030 chromosome 13, EGFV_Vit.rip_1.0, whole genome shotgun sequence genome encodes the following:
- the LOC117928861 gene encoding beta-glucosidase 13-like: MATQGPLLFCALVLVLSFAHCHGVKPSAMFSRHSFPPGFTFGAASSAYQYEGAAHLRGKSIWDTFTAKHPEKISDQSTGDVAIDFYHKYKEDIQLLKFLGMDALRFSISWTRVLPTGRVSGGVSKEGVQFYNNVINELLANGLKPFVTLFHWDLPQALEDEYGGFLSPKIVDDYRNYVDFCFKQFGDRVKHWITLNEPFSYAYYGYSTGTFAPGRCSNYSGTCASGNSATEPYKVAHHLLLSHAAGVKLYKEKYQKSQKGIIGVTLVTHWLQSKYATVAGVKASRRALDFMLGWFLHPITYGEYPMTMQSLVGHRLPKFSPAESEMLKGSLDFLGINYYTSNYATTYASAVNTLELSWAVDGRLNLTTAKDGVNIGQPTPLNWLYICPWGIRKLMLYIKEHYNNPTIYITENGLATANNASVPVKEDLNDTLRITYHRGHLYYLSKAIKEGVNVKGYFAWSFLDDFEWDAGFTFRFGLSYVDYKNGLKRYPKHSAYWFKKFLQK, encoded by the exons ATGGCCACTCAAGGTCCTCTTCTCTTCTGTGCCCTTGTCCTAGTCCTCTCCTTTGCCCATTGCCATGGCGTAAAGCCCTCGGCTATGTTCAGCAGACATAGCTTTCCACCCGGTTTTACTTTTGGAGCAGCCTCATCAGCCTACCAG TATGAAGGAGCAGCACATCTTAGAGGCAAGAGTATCTGGGATACCTTCACTGCAAAACATCCAg AGAAGATCTCGGACCAGTCAACTGGAGATGTAGCCAttgatttttatcataaatataag GAGGACATTCAACTGCTGAAGTTCTTGGGTATGGATGCCCTTAGATTCTCCATCTCCTGGACTAGAGTACTACCAA CTGGAAGAGTTAGCGGGGGAGTGAGCAAGGAGGGTGTCCAATTTTACAACAACGTCATCAATGAGCTCTTAGCGAATG GACTGAAGCCCTTTGTGACTCTATTCCATTGGGATCTTCCGCAAGCCCTTGAAGATGAGTATGGTGGATTCTTAAGCCCTAAAATAGT GGACGATTATCGCAACTATgttgatttttgctttaaacAATTTGGGGATCGAGTGAAGCATTGGATCACTTTGAATGAGCCATTCTCCTATGCCTACTATGGCTACTCAACTGGGACTTTTGCACCGGGCCGATGTTCAAACTATTCAGGCACTTGTGCCTCTGGGAACTCTGCAACTGAACCCTATAAAGTGGCACACCACCTACTTCTTTCTCATGCTGCTGGAGTGAAATTGTACAAGGAGAAGTATCAG AAATCTCAAAAGGGAATCATCGGAGTAACTCTAGTAACACATTGGTTACAATCAAAGTATGCAACCGTTGCGGGTGTCAAGGCTTCCCGTAGAGCCCTTGATTTCATGTTAGGATG gtttttacATCCAATCACATATGGCGAGTACCCAATGACCATGCAATCTCTTGTGGGGCATCGACTCCCCAAATTCTCGCCAGCAGAATCCGAAATGCTGAAGGGATCACTGGATTTCTTAGGAATTAATTACTATACTTCAAATTATGCCACTACCTATGCATCAGCAGTAAACACCTTGGAGCTAAGCTGGGCAGTAGATGGCCGACTCAACCTAACCA CGGCGAAAGATGGGGTTAACATTGGCCAACCG ACCCCATTGAATTGGCTTTACATTTGTCCATGGGGAATCAGAAAACTTATGCTTTACATCAAGGAACATTACAACAATCCAACTATTTACATTACAGAGAATG GCTTGGCTACTGCAAATAATGCTTCAGTGCCTGTGAAGGAAGATCTCAATGATACCTTGAGGATAACATACCACCGTGGACATTTGTACTATCTCTCAAAAGCTATCAA GGAGGGCGTCAATGTGAAAGGATACTTTGCATGGTCTTTTCTTGATGACTTTGAATGGGATGCTGGTTTCACCTTTCGCTTTGGCCTCAGTTATGTGGATTATAAAAATGGTTTAAAGCGATACCCAAAGCATTCTGCTTATTGGTTCAAGAAGttccttcaaaaataa